The Brasilonema sennae CENA114 genome includes a region encoding these proteins:
- a CDS encoding nuclear transport factor 2 family protein, translating to MKSIHFLLNSTTLIVIALAVTLVVVLGGTFEVTSAAQPNAELEIQKLTVCHALGIDAIGGGNLQEGKNILRDCSTQDAEFTNNLAGGVTKKQTGTDALADYIYSVYQANGYQATQHLIGSINVSVRNTNEATMSSYVHGTHKRSETSIDVANGTYEDEVVKVSGHWKIRRRTFNQINFLNLRSPTDSTRVNLE from the coding sequence TTGAAATCTATCCATTTTCTGTTAAATAGTACAACTTTAATTGTAATTGCGCTGGCAGTCACGTTGGTTGTAGTGCTTGGGGGTACGTTTGAGGTAACTAGCGCAGCGCAACCTAATGCTGAATTAGAAATTCAAAAATTAACAGTCTGTCATGCGCTGGGAATTGACGCCATTGGTGGAGGAAACCTGCAAGAGGGAAAGAATATTTTACGGGATTGTTCTACTCAAGACGCAGAATTCACTAATAATTTAGCTGGAGGAGTAACTAAAAAACAAACTGGGACAGATGCTTTGGCGGATTACATATATTCGGTATACCAAGCAAACGGATATCAAGCTACCCAACATTTAATCGGTTCGATAAACGTCTCAGTTCGTAATACTAATGAGGCAACAATGTCCTCATACGTCCACGGAACACACAAACGTTCGGAAACTAGCATTGATGTCGCTAATGGCACTTATGAAGATGAAGTCGTCAAAGTGAGTGGGCATTGGAAAATCCGTCGTCGTACGTTCAATCAGATCAATTTTTTAAACCTCAGATCCCCAACCGATTCAACCAGAGTAAATCTAGAATAA
- a CDS encoding phosphatidylglycerol lysyltransferase domain-containing protein: MTLDFRTRIGLWSAAFLTGLVGVVNLVSAVTPNVHERNHWLKHFLPFDIRVSGHLFAALTGFVLLTLATNLLRRKRIAWLLTIGFLILSVVSHLIKGLDYEESLLSGVLLMQLLLMRHVFTAKSDRPSVAQGVRVLIAALLFTLAYGTIGFYLLDGKFTENFSWSDAIAQTFAMFFTDNNDGLKPKTRFGDFFANSIYIIAASTIAYALFMLLRPVFLRDTATVKERQQAKDIVEKYGCSSLAAFTLLSDKSYFFSPSGRSVIGYVPKGRGAIALGDPIGPDEDRKEVIVSFQLFCQRNDWYPAFYQTLPNDIDLYKSLGFQVVKIGEEAIVDLESFTLQGKAGKNLRTAINRMTKLGYEVKFYQPPIADTLLHQIKPVSDEWLQLVQGSEKKFSLGWFDEAYLRESEIVTVQSSQGEIIAFTNIVLEYQLNEVTNDMMRHRKSIENGTMDFLFLSMFQHYKERNYDSFNIGLSALAGVGKTQESARLEKVLYYLYKHLERFYNFQGLHAYKDKFHPRWESRYLVFPSLTALPDVVVALIRADSGDRLLDYFKG; this comes from the coding sequence ATGACTCTTGATTTCAGAACTCGGATTGGGCTTTGGAGTGCAGCTTTCCTCACTGGTTTAGTCGGAGTGGTAAACTTGGTGTCAGCAGTGACGCCTAACGTGCATGAGCGAAATCACTGGTTGAAGCACTTTTTACCTTTTGATATTCGCGTTAGCGGTCATTTATTTGCAGCACTGACTGGGTTTGTGTTACTGACGCTTGCAACCAACTTGTTGCGTCGAAAACGAATTGCTTGGTTACTCACTATTGGATTCTTGATTCTTTCTGTTGTCAGCCACTTGATTAAGGGACTGGACTATGAAGAAAGTCTGTTGTCTGGTGTTTTGCTGATGCAATTACTCTTGATGCGCCATGTTTTTACAGCAAAGTCAGATCGTCCTTCGGTTGCGCAGGGAGTGCGGGTGTTAATTGCAGCTTTGCTGTTTACTTTGGCATATGGAACAATTGGGTTTTACTTGTTAGATGGCAAATTTACGGAAAATTTCAGTTGGAGTGATGCCATAGCCCAAACTTTTGCTATGTTCTTCACAGATAATAATGACGGACTGAAACCAAAAACCCGATTTGGGGACTTTTTTGCTAATTCTATTTATATTATTGCAGCAAGTACGATCGCTTATGCATTGTTCATGCTACTAAGACCAGTTTTTCTACGTGATACCGCCACTGTTAAAGAACGGCAGCAGGCAAAAGATATCGTAGAAAAGTATGGATGCTCTTCGTTAGCAGCATTTACATTGTTAAGTGATAAAAGTTACTTTTTTAGTCCTTCTGGTCGCAGTGTGATTGGTTATGTCCCTAAAGGACGGGGTGCGATCGCCTTAGGTGATCCCATTGGACCAGATGAAGACCGTAAAGAAGTGATTGTGAGTTTTCAGCTATTTTGCCAACGTAACGACTGGTATCCAGCATTTTACCAAACTTTACCTAATGATATTGATCTCTACAAGTCGCTGGGATTTCAGGTAGTCAAAATTGGTGAAGAAGCAATAGTCGATCTCGAAAGCTTCACCTTACAAGGAAAAGCAGGTAAAAACCTCAGAACAGCAATCAATCGCATGACTAAGCTGGGGTATGAAGTCAAATTTTACCAACCACCAATTGCTGATACATTGTTGCATCAAATCAAACCTGTTAGTGACGAATGGCTGCAATTGGTGCAAGGTTCCGAAAAAAAGTTTTCTCTAGGTTGGTTTGATGAAGCTTATTTGCGAGAGTCTGAGATCGTAACGGTGCAGTCCTCCCAGGGTGAAATTATTGCCTTCACCAATATTGTATTAGAGTACCAGCTCAACGAAGTGACTAACGACATGATGCGACACCGAAAGTCGATTGAGAATGGAACAATGGACTTTTTGTTTCTATCTATGTTCCAGCACTACAAGGAGCGAAATTACGATAGTTTTAATATTGGTCTTTCTGCCCTTGCTGGAGTAGGTAAAACTCAAGAGTCGGCTCGTTTAGAGAAAGTTTTGTACTATCTTTATAAGCATTTGGAGCGATTTTACAATTTCCAAGGCTTGCACGCATACAAAGACAAATTTCACCCTCGTTGGGAATCACGTTATCTGGTTTTCCCCAGTTTAACCGCTTTACCCGACGTCGTTGTCGCATTAATTCGTGCTGATTCAGGCGATCGCCTTTTAGATTATTTCAAAGGATAA
- a CDS encoding alpha/beta hydrolase: MKLSKVLMGVAGAITILTAAGYWYVFILGAPQLDPPQEVTNSGLKFQLETFNSQAMGTQRQYGVILPPYYNKNFLKRYPVIFLLHGGHDDARAYVDKYAILKVLHELYKNNKLPPSIVITPDGNDNRGSSPLFDPDYYDGPNGKVGTLIGSELVQVVKSRYRTLENPKFWALGGLSSGGWGAFNIGLRHLKNFNILFSHSGYFTDNSGPQNSPQQIVQQLSPQERQELRVYLDAGEHDSNLLASTQKFHETLDKLGIENVFYAFPGGHGLSGPDVGWNYFHKHLKDSLSYVGKQFENSQKNKVTNDS, encoded by the coding sequence ATGAAATTATCTAAAGTTTTAATGGGCGTTGCAGGTGCAATTACAATCCTGACTGCTGCTGGTTACTGGTATGTCTTTATCTTAGGTGCGCCGCAGCTAGATCCGCCTCAAGAGGTGACGAATAGTGGGTTGAAGTTTCAGCTAGAAACTTTTAACAGTCAAGCAATGGGGACACAACGACAATATGGTGTTATTTTGCCCCCATACTACAATAAAAATTTTCTCAAACGCTATCCTGTCATATTTTTACTACATGGCGGTCATGATGATGCCCGTGCTTATGTTGATAAATATGCAATCTTAAAAGTTCTACATGAACTTTATAAAAATAACAAACTACCGCCTTCGATTGTGATTACACCAGATGGAAATGATAACCGGGGTTCAAGTCCCTTATTCGACCCTGATTATTATGATGGGCCTAATGGTAAAGTAGGAACGTTGATCGGTTCGGAGTTAGTACAAGTTGTCAAGTCACGCTATCGTACATTAGAAAATCCAAAGTTTTGGGCGTTGGGAGGTTTATCTTCTGGAGGATGGGGTGCATTTAATATTGGCTTACGCCATTTGAAAAACTTTAATATTCTGTTCAGCCATAGCGGCTATTTTACCGATAACAGTGGCCCACAAAATAGCCCCCAACAAATTGTCCAACAATTGTCACCTCAGGAAAGACAGGAACTACGGGTATATCTTGATGCTGGAGAACATGACTCTAATTTACTTGCCTCTACCCAAAAATTCCATGAAACCTTAGACAAATTAGGTATAGAAAACGTGTTTTATGCCTTTCCTGGAGGACATGGTTTGTCAGGTCCAGATGTTGGGTGGAATTACTTTCACAAACATCTCAAAGATTCGCTATCTTATGTAGGAAAACAGTTTGAAAATTCGCAAAAGAACAAAGTGACTAATGACTCTTGA
- a CDS encoding alpha/beta hydrolase: MNCFKSKIVLLLSVLAFCNCSDIKSAQAQMRPPTLTSVLPPQPTARDLTTQLRYKTETYNSKVMGGNRIYCVALPPGYDQNQNQRYPVIFLLHGGHGNADHWFTKGDALTVVQQLYATGKLPPSIIITPDGNDKRGSSRYWDPDYIDGPNGKVSTAIGDELVKVVQNRYRTLASPDFWAMGGLSSGGWGAMNVGLHNLNNFSILFSHSGYFQDKSGSQNSPITYIKTISPQTKKRLRIYLDAGIADTEVGVDESKKFNQVLSSEKIYNIFNAFPGGHTWDYWHEHLADSLTFVGRQFKISAILHASDNLGFNKP, from the coding sequence ATGAACTGCTTCAAATCTAAAATTGTGCTGCTACTTTCGGTGTTAGCCTTCTGTAACTGTAGTGATATAAAATCTGCACAAGCACAGATGCGTCCGCCAACTCTAACTTCTGTGTTACCACCACAACCGACTGCTAGGGATTTAACTACCCAATTAAGATATAAAACCGAAACTTACAATAGCAAAGTTATGGGAGGAAATCGCATTTACTGCGTTGCTTTACCTCCGGGCTATGATCAAAACCAAAATCAACGCTATCCAGTTATCTTTCTCCTTCACGGTGGACATGGAAATGCTGACCATTGGTTTACAAAAGGAGATGCCTTAACAGTTGTGCAACAGCTTTATGCAACAGGCAAGTTGCCGCCCAGTATTATTATCACACCAGATGGAAATGACAAACGTGGTTCTAGCCGCTACTGGGATCCCGATTATATTGATGGCCCTAATGGTAAAGTTTCCACAGCCATTGGGGATGAACTGGTGAAAGTTGTGCAAAACCGCTACCGTACACTCGCCAGTCCTGATTTTTGGGCAATGGGGGGATTATCTTCAGGAGGTTGGGGTGCAATGAATGTGGGATTGCATAATTTAAATAACTTTTCAATATTATTTAGTCATAGCGGTTACTTTCAAGACAAGAGTGGATCGCAAAATAGCCCAATCACCTATATCAAGACCATTTCACCTCAAACTAAAAAACGCTTACGGATATACCTTGATGCAGGTATAGCAGATACTGAAGTCGGAGTTGACGAATCCAAAAAGTTTAATCAAGTACTCAGTAGTGAGAAAATTTATAATATATTTAATGCTTTTCCCGGAGGTCACACTTGGGACTACTGGCATGAACATCTGGCAGATTCGCTAACATTTGTCGGAAGACAATTTAAAATCTCGGCTATTCTACACGCTAGTGATAATTTGGGTTTCAACAAGCCATGA
- a CDS encoding alpha/beta fold hydrolase, protein MTNDSFQDALAGSTIHLRRGVNLQVCHNSGRTPAIVFLHGGTGNRFNFRSQYEFAQSQGWEVLVYDLAGHGQSSPYPRYSIGRHCRDLRRLLYKLGISSPVLCCHSYGVPIGLEFAQHNCVSGFIAIAGGTHNLAPWWEIPLMKFMAWGGRYLYSLPGVQAISNFFSTSYRHSVIERFFAECPTPTDFQSYKALEIFWGYNFFTRHLLPQNLHIPALIITAGLDPMFTHQMGNDLARHFVNGTHLHVTNAGHLVMAECPELINSAILKYLIGINTQTPLSSQISSL, encoded by the coding sequence ATGACTAATGACTCTTTTCAAGATGCCTTAGCTGGTTCAACAATTCATCTGCGACGAGGGGTCAATTTACAAGTTTGCCACAATTCGGGGAGAACTCCAGCTATAGTTTTTCTGCATGGAGGAACGGGAAACCGCTTTAACTTTCGTTCTCAGTATGAGTTTGCTCAAAGTCAAGGTTGGGAAGTTCTGGTGTATGATTTGGCAGGACACGGACAGTCGAGTCCCTACCCTCGCTACTCCATCGGGCGACATTGTCGGGATTTACGGCGACTGTTGTACAAATTGGGCATTTCCTCACCAGTGCTGTGTTGTCATAGCTACGGAGTTCCTATTGGTTTAGAGTTTGCCCAGCACAATTGTGTGAGTGGTTTTATTGCGATCGCCGGCGGAACTCATAACTTAGCACCTTGGTGGGAAATTCCGCTGATGAAGTTTATGGCTTGGGGCGGCAGATATTTATACTCTTTACCTGGTGTACAAGCAATCTCAAACTTTTTCTCGACTTCTTACCGCCACAGCGTTATAGAACGGTTTTTTGCCGAATGTCCAACACCAACGGATTTCCAATCCTACAAAGCTTTAGAAATCTTTTGGGGTTATAACTTTTTTACGCGTCACCTTTTGCCGCAGAATTTGCATATTCCTGCTTTGATTATAACTGCGGGTCTTGACCCCATGTTTACACACCAGATGGGGAACGATTTAGCAAGACATTTCGTCAATGGTACTCATTTACATGTTACCAATGCCGGACATTTAGTTATGGCAGAGTGTCCAGAGTTAATCAACAGTGCTATATTGAAATATCTTATTGGGATTAATACACAAACACCTTTGTCTTCACAAATTTCATCTCTATAA
- a CDS encoding lysylphosphatidylglycerol synthase domain-containing protein translates to MLQKLRLNFSSLFGLLLLVLSFWAISHELREYRYQDILNSLGTIPKRHLSLSIILSNIGYLVMASYDMLGFSYIGRSLALRKIAFTGFISSVLGNTIGFALVTGSAIRYRYYSGWGVSPLAIAQVIAFANFTFWLGVFAASGVIFLFNPLEIPTQIHLPFTNTRPLGVIFLVIVICYLLGSIFIKTPLVIRRKEFRFPSFKIAFAQVVISSIDWIIAAAVLFLLLPTNSVSFLDVLRTYSLAMFAGVVSNVPAGLGVFEIVILHFLSAKLSPVVVLGATLAYRAIYDLLALLIATSLLGLYEIKHGTRNIMNK, encoded by the coding sequence ATGCTTCAAAAACTCCGACTCAACTTCAGTTCGTTGTTTGGCTTGCTACTTCTGGTACTTTCTTTTTGGGCAATTAGCCACGAACTACGTGAGTATCGTTACCAAGATATTTTGAACTCTTTAGGAACAATTCCTAAAAGGCACTTAAGTTTGTCAATTATATTGTCAAATATAGGCTATCTAGTGATGGCGTCGTATGATATGCTAGGCTTTAGCTATATTGGTCGTTCTCTGGCTCTGCGAAAAATTGCTTTCACTGGGTTTATTAGCTCTGTACTCGGTAATACCATCGGTTTTGCTTTGGTAACTGGTAGTGCTATTCGTTATCGTTATTATTCTGGTTGGGGAGTATCACCACTGGCGATCGCCCAAGTTATTGCTTTTGCCAATTTCACTTTTTGGTTAGGAGTGTTTGCCGCGTCAGGGGTAATATTTCTCTTTAACCCCTTGGAAATCCCCACCCAAATACATTTACCTTTTACAAACACACGTCCTCTGGGTGTTATTTTCCTAGTAATAGTTATTTGTTATTTATTAGGAAGTATTTTTATTAAAACACCGTTAGTCATTCGTCGCAAAGAGTTTCGTTTTCCTTCTTTCAAGATAGCTTTTGCTCAAGTCGTCATTTCTAGCATTGACTGGATAATAGCCGCAGCAGTTCTTTTTTTGCTGCTTCCTACCAATAGTGTATCTTTTCTAGACGTGTTGAGAACCTACTCACTAGCTATGTTTGCAGGTGTGGTGAGTAACGTCCCTGCTGGGTTAGGAGTGTTTGAGATTGTCATCTTGCATTTTCTGTCTGCGAAACTTTCTCCTGTCGTTGTTTTGGGTGCAACACTAGCTTACAGAGCAATTTACGACTTATTGGCTTTGCTAATAGCAACAAGTTTACTGGGACTCTATGAAATTAAACACGGTACAAGAAATATAATGAACAAATAG